From the Pirellulales bacterium genome, the window GGTGGCCTGCTTTGTGCCCGGCACAAAAGTGTGGACCGTGACCGGCACCGTACCGATCGAGACCATTCGCATGGGCGATTGGGTATTGGCCCAAAATGTCGACACGGGCGAATTGGCTTACAAGCCGGTGATGGCCACGACGGTCGGACCGTCCCTGCCGCTCGTCGAGATCCATGCAGGCCAAGAGACGATCCGCTGCACGCTGGGGCACCTGTTCTGGATCTCGGGCACTGGCTGGCGCATGGCCAAGGAGCTAAAGACCGGCGATCGTCTGCATACGACCAAGGGGACACTCTTGATCGACAGTGTGGAGCAGACGGGTGAGTCCGCTTGCCATAACTTGATCGTGCCCGAGTTCAACACGTACTTTGTGACCGATCAGCAAATTCTCGTGCATGACATCAACTTCCGCGGCCCGACCATGGCCACTGTGCCGGGGCTCGCGAAACCGTAGTCGTTCGTGCGTTAGGTGTCGTTTCTGTCCCGGAACAGTGACCGAGACATCGGTCAAGGAGGCAGTTATGCGCTGGCGTCTTCTAGCGGTATGCGCCGTATTGGTCGGATCGTTTACGTTCGCGCTGGGTTGGCACGGCACGGCCGTGGCTCGCGCGCCGCGGGCATTGTCCGCGGCAGAACAGTCGGCGGCACAATCTTTGCGCAAGGCGCTCGCGGCCGAGGCGGAGGGGAACCTTGACCAACGCGCCACTTATCTACGCGAGGCGCTCGATGCCGCGCCCGATTATGATCCCGTGCATTGGCAACTGGGGGAACTGCGAGTCGACGGAACATGGCTTCCGGCCGAAGCGGCTGCGCGGTTGCTGACTAGCGAAGGCAAGTTGTCCCGTTATCGCGATGCGCGCGACGCAGCCGGGGAATCGGCGGTCGAGCAAATTCTTCTGGCGCGTTGGTGCGCCCGCGAAGGACTTCTGCCCCAGGAGCGGTTGCATCTGTCCAAGGCCTTGGAAAAAGAGCCCACTAAGACGCAAACCCGCGAAATCATGTCGCGACTGGGGCTGGTGCGATACGACGACATGCTGATGCCGGTCACTCAGGCTGAATCGCGCAAACAACAGGCGCGGCAGGCCGAAGTCGCCTTGCAAAGCTGGAAAGTTCGGCTGGGCCGATGGCGCGACGATCTAGAGTCGAAATATCCAGTACGTCGCGCGTCCGGGGAGCAGAAGCTAACCGCCGTCCGCGACCCCGCGGCGGCCGGTCCCATCGAAAAAATGTTTGGCGAAGCCGACCGGCCCCTGGCATTAATCGCGGTGCGCACGCTGGCGGCGATTAACGATGCGCGGTCGACCGAGGCACTTGCGCGTCTGGCGCTGAATTCGCGCGACGAACAGGTCCGCACGGCAGCGGCAGAGGCATTGCGAGATCGTGACATTTTCGGCTATGCACCGCAAATGCTCGATAAGGTGAAGTGGCTGGTCGAAGTGCGCTCCGAATCAACGACCGACGCCAGCGGCGGACTGCGCCAGCGGCTATCGCTGTTTCGCGAAGGCCGACTCGCCAACGAGTTGCTCGTCTTGAATCATATCGAGCGCCCGCAGAACGCGGCCGATATGGGCCAGGATTCGATGCAAGGTCGGACATCAACGGTCGTTGCCGTTAAACCCGACATGAACGATTTCCTGAAAAGCGCCCAAGAGGATCGGCGCCTGGCTGACGAGGCCCTCAAAGAGAACGAAGAGTCCGAGCGGAACAACGAGCGCGTAACCATCGCCCTGCGATTGGCGACAAACAATCCCGACCTGCGCAACGAGCCCAAAGAGTTGTGGGATTGGTGGGACAACTACAACGAGATGCATTACGCGCAGGACAAGCCGACCTACGAGTCGCTACGCAATGTAACATTGCAAACGTTTCGTACCCATAGTAGCTGCTTTGTGCCTGGCACCAAGGTTTGGACCAACACGGGCACGGTAGCGATCGAAAAGGTTCAAGCGGGCGACTTTGTGTTGGCCCAGAATGTCGAGACGGGGGAGTTGGCCTACAAGCCGGTATCTGCCACGACTTTCGGCTCGCCTTTGCCATTGGTCGAAATCCGCGCCGGAGGCGAACAGATTCGCTGCACGTTCGGCCACTTGTTTTGGGTATCGGGCAGCGGCTGGCAAATGGCCAAGGAGTTGAAGGTGGGCCAATTGCTGTATACGGCCCGGGGACCATTGACGATCGACGCGGTGGAAAAAAGCGGCGCGGCCCGCTGTCACAATTTGATCGTGCCGGACTTCAACACGTACTTTGTGACGGACCAGCAGATACTGGTGCATGACATCAATCTCCGCGGTCCGACCACGGCCACGGTGCCGGGCTTGGTGCAAAAATAGATCGATGGTTTTGCGGTCTACCAACAGCAATCCTTCGGCGCCCACCTGTCGAATGGCACGAACAATCAGCCACCGAGGGCTCAGGGCGTATGCGAGTTGCAGACGATGGAGTCCTATTACGACTCCATCGTCTGATTACGATCTGGATGCTTTCTGGACCCTAGGTGGCTGCAACAACTCTGTCTGCGGGTGTGCGCGACGCATCGTGCGGAGCATGCCTTGCGGCGAAGTAACGGAACTCGGCCCGTCGGGCTCGCGTAATAATCTTTGTTCCGCGTCACTTCGCTCTACCGAGGGGCGGTAGTGTTCGAAAGCGCGATGGCCTTGCAGGGCAAGCCGGAGGTGCAAGATGCGTCTTCCGTGGCGGTGTACCGTGGCGGCGTTTCTTGTTTGTGCCGCCACTTCCTATGGGGTCGAGCAAGCCTC encodes:
- a CDS encoding polymorphic toxin-type HINT domain-containing protein, producing the protein MRWRLLAVCAVLVGSFTFALGWHGTAVARAPRALSAAEQSAAQSLRKALAAEAEGNLDQRATYLREALDAAPDYDPVHWQLGELRVDGTWLPAEAAARLLTSEGKLSRYRDARDAAGESAVEQILLARWCAREGLLPQERLHLSKALEKEPTKTQTREIMSRLGLVRYDDMLMPVTQAESRKQQARQAEVALQSWKVRLGRWRDDLESKYPVRRASGEQKLTAVRDPAAAGPIEKMFGEADRPLALIAVRTLAAINDARSTEALARLALNSRDEQVRTAAAEALRDRDIFGYAPQMLDKVKWLVEVRSESTTDASGGLRQRLSLFREGRLANELLVLNHIERPQNAADMGQDSMQGRTSTVVAVKPDMNDFLKSAQEDRRLADEALKENEESERNNERVTIALRLATNNPDLRNEPKELWDWWDNYNEMHYAQDKPTYESLRNVTLQTFRTHSSCFVPGTKVWTNTGTVAIEKVQAGDFVLAQNVETGELAYKPVSATTFGSPLPLVEIRAGGEQIRCTFGHLFWVSGSGWQMAKELKVGQLLYTARGPLTIDAVEKSGAARCHNLIVPDFNTYFVTDQQILVHDINLRGPTTATVPGLVQK